In one window of Henckelia pumila isolate YLH828 chromosome 1, ASM3356847v2, whole genome shotgun sequence DNA:
- the LOC140877955 gene encoding uncharacterized protein ycf36 has protein sequence MAVAFSVSPSTFFLPSSYRQTHAYPIFRRQRFFPRIPFSSFKNNNSNPPEIDCPVPPEQRPINEYQSLSASFPFSWASADIVEYSSRLLAMGACFAVFVGLPVSWIGTAEPIRLLFGAASSGLFVVILAVVRMYLGWAYVGNRLLSATVEYEETGWYDGQIWVKTAEVLARDRLLGSFSVKPVLGRLKNTLLVLGVSLYICIVFLLDFESGQKYANMASDESGGRAIPGVYNEESARSFEPDAFCGESSSP, from the exons ATGGCTGTTGCCTTCTCTGTATCACCATCGACCTTCTTCCTTCCCTCCAGCTACAGGCAAACGCACGCGTATCCCATTTTCCGGAGGCAAAGATTCTTCCCCAGAATACCCTTCTCTTCGTTCAAAAACAACAACAGTAACCCGCCGGAGATAGATTGCCCGGTGCCGCCGGAGCAACGGCCCATCAACGAATACCAGTCTCTGTCCGCTTCTTTCCCTTTTTCTTGGGCCTCAGCTGATATCGTGGAATACAGCTCAAGATTGCTCGCCATGGGGGCCTGTTTCGCAGTTTTTGTCGGCCTTCCGGTTTCTTGGATCGGAACGGCCGAGCCCATTAGGTTGCTGTTTGGCGCCGCTTCGAGTGGGCTTTTTGTGGTGATTCTTGCTGTTGTTAGGATGTACTTGGGCTGGGCTTATGTTGGGAATCGGCTGCTTAGCGCCACCGTTGAAT ATGAAGAGACAGGGTGGTACGATGGCCAG ATATGGGTGAAAACAGCAGAAGTTTTGGCACGGGATCGTCTGCTGGGATCATTTTCT GTGAAGCCTGTCCTAGGTAGACTGAAGAACACCCTTTTGGTTCTTGGAGTCTCAttgtatatatgtatagtattccTTCTCGATTTCGAGAGCGGCCAAAAGTATGCAAACATGGCATCCGATGAATCTGGAGGTAGAGCCATACCCGGAGTTTACAACGAGGAATCTGCGAGGTCCTTCGAGCCTGATGCATTTTGCGGTGAATCCTCGAGTCCTTGA
- the LOC140877960 gene encoding calcineurin B-like protein 7 isoform X1 — protein sequence MSDMIPMDFGYSLLCSAVFPIIKIVEGTIFACSGCFECRNWLSGCKKLRQEGGEDFARLSEESLFTVSEVAALYELFKKLSSSIIDDGFIHKEELQLALCRTSHGQNIFLDRVFDLFDEKRNGVIEFEEFIHALNIFHPHGPMEHKINFAFKLYDLRQTGYIEPEEVKHLVIAIWEESDMVLSDEVLEEIVGKTFADADADKDGKISKEDWKAFVTRHPTLLKNMTLPYLMDISAAFPSFRFDTGDVD from the exons ATGAGTGACATGATACCGATGGACTTCGGCTATTCTCTG TTATGTTCGGCGGTGTTTCCGATAATCAAGATCGTCGAAGGGACGATTTTCGCCTGCTCGGGTTGTTTCGAGTGCCGGAATTGGTTGTCCGGTTGCAAGAAACTAAGGCAGGAGGGGGGTGAGGATTTTGCTCGACTCTCCGAGGAATCTCTAT TTACAGTAAGCGAAGTAGCGGCATTGTATGAGTTGTTCAAGAAGTTGAGCAGTTCAATTATTGACGATGGCTTTATACACAAG GAAGAGCTTCAGCTGGCACTTTGTAGAACTTCCCATGGCCAAAACATCTTTTTGGACAgg GTTTTTGATCTGTTCGATGAAAAGAGGAATGGGGTGATTGAATTCGAAGAATTTATCCATGCTCTCAATATATTCCATCCCCATGGCCCTATGGAACACAAAATAAACT TCGCCTTCAAGCTTTACGACCTGAGACAAACAGGGTACATTGAGCCGGAAGAG GTGAAGCATCTGGTGATCGCAATATGGGAAGAATCTGACATGGTACTTTCTGATGAAGTCCTTGAGGAGATAGTTGGCAAA ACTTTTGCCGATGCCGACGCTGATAAAGATGGTAAAATCAGTAAGGAGGATTGGAAGGCCTTTGTCACAAGGCATCCAACTCTTCTGAAGAACATGACTTTACCTTATCTGAT GGACATCTCTGCTGCTTTCCCTAGTTTCAGATTTGACACAGGGGACGTCGATTGA
- the LOC140877960 gene encoding calcineurin B-like protein 10 isoform X2: protein MSDMIPMDFGYSLLCSAVFPIIKIVEGTIFACSGCFECRNWLSGCKKLRQEGGEDFARLSEESLFTVSEVAALYELFKKLSSSIIDDGFIHKEELQLALCRTSHGQNIFLDRVFDLFDEKRNGVIEFEEFIHALNIFHPHGPMEHKINFAFKLYDLRQTGYIEPEEVKHLVIAIWEESDMTFADADADKDGKISKEDWKAFVTRHPTLLKNMTLPYLMDISAAFPSFRFDTGDVD from the exons ATGAGTGACATGATACCGATGGACTTCGGCTATTCTCTG TTATGTTCGGCGGTGTTTCCGATAATCAAGATCGTCGAAGGGACGATTTTCGCCTGCTCGGGTTGTTTCGAGTGCCGGAATTGGTTGTCCGGTTGCAAGAAACTAAGGCAGGAGGGGGGTGAGGATTTTGCTCGACTCTCCGAGGAATCTCTAT TTACAGTAAGCGAAGTAGCGGCATTGTATGAGTTGTTCAAGAAGTTGAGCAGTTCAATTATTGACGATGGCTTTATACACAAG GAAGAGCTTCAGCTGGCACTTTGTAGAACTTCCCATGGCCAAAACATCTTTTTGGACAgg GTTTTTGATCTGTTCGATGAAAAGAGGAATGGGGTGATTGAATTCGAAGAATTTATCCATGCTCTCAATATATTCCATCCCCATGGCCCTATGGAACACAAAATAAACT TCGCCTTCAAGCTTTACGACCTGAGACAAACAGGGTACATTGAGCCGGAAGAG GTGAAGCATCTGGTGATCGCAATATGGGAAGAATCTGACATG ACTTTTGCCGATGCCGACGCTGATAAAGATGGTAAAATCAGTAAGGAGGATTGGAAGGCCTTTGTCACAAGGCATCCAACTCTTCTGAAGAACATGACTTTACCTTATCTGAT GGACATCTCTGCTGCTTTCCCTAGTTTCAGATTTGACACAGGGGACGTCGATTGA